Part of the Geitlerinema sp. PCC 9228 genome, GGTTATGGAGGGGGGAGATAGGTGGTTCTACGCGACGATCTACGTCAAGCTTGCAACTAGATATCGGCCATTTGACGTAGACGGTTTCAGTCAAATGGCTGAAGCTCTCTAACGCCCCCACCACCTACACTAGAAAGTGCAATAGGAAAACTCCTAGTTCGATCCCCCCTCCCCCTGCCACCCCTCAGGGGGATTTTTTTTTCTTGGTTTTTCTGCTACTTACTGCTTTTAGCATTTTTCTGGCTTTAGCGGGATGGGTCGGGTCTAGCGGTTTTTTGTTTCGATCGAGAACCAAGGCATACATAATGTATGAACTCCGCTGTTTGCGGGT contains:
- a CDS encoding RRXRR domain-containing protein, with the protein product MYALVLDRNKKPLDPTHPAKARKMLKAVSSRKTKKKKSP